The following coding sequences lie in one bacterium genomic window:
- a CDS encoding penicillin-binding protein 2: MTPARKTRGAWSGHAAAPHAAVRDPRLAVVAGAFAFFFVVIVARLFVVQVRQHAWYTGLANGQRELFQQLSAERGEVFVHDRQRPGGVFPIATNERTYTLYAVPAEITEPKHVAGLLAPLLELSEEAEIALAERLAKQRDPYEPIARDVSSQLHDAVLAFGLDGIAFEPTLSRLYPDGPRMAHVTGFLGEDEQEIAGRYGIEGAFETSLAGRTGFLEGERDPAGRWILFGDRSVRRAEDGSDLTLTIEREVQLEVCRRLEAAVAEHGATGGSVIVLHPMTGAVRAMCAVPSFDPNNYANVEDIGVYQAPAVTNAYEVGSVFKAVTMAAAIEAEAVSPGTTFEDVGSVTYDGYTIKNTSDRVYGRVDMADVLRYSINTGIVFAAMELGHERFRQAVERFGFGVRSGIALDAESPGNIANLAQRGDIYLATASFGQGITATQLQLASAYAAIANGGNLMEPRLVEAMVSSDGTRRTFEPRIIHRAVSQRTATLLQGMLVSVVRDGYPKRAGVPGYLVGGKNGTAQIPYADRPGYSADTIHSFVGIGPVDRPTFSIAIRIDRPQRSFADSTAAPLFGEIAKFLVQYDGIPPRKE; encoded by the coding sequence ATGACTCCCGCACGGAAAACGAGAGGCGCGTGGAGCGGACACGCCGCTGCGCCACACGCGGCTGTCCGAGATCCGCGCCTCGCGGTGGTGGCGGGGGCGTTCGCGTTCTTCTTCGTCGTGATCGTGGCCCGGCTCTTCGTCGTGCAGGTACGCCAGCACGCGTGGTACACCGGGCTCGCCAATGGACAGCGTGAGTTGTTCCAGCAGCTCTCCGCAGAACGCGGAGAGGTTTTTGTACACGATCGGCAGCGGCCTGGCGGTGTGTTTCCGATCGCGACGAACGAGCGCACGTATACCCTGTACGCGGTCCCCGCCGAGATCACGGAGCCCAAGCATGTTGCCGGGCTCCTCGCGCCGCTCCTTGAGCTCTCCGAGGAGGCAGAGATCGCGCTCGCCGAGCGACTCGCGAAGCAGCGCGACCCGTACGAGCCGATCGCGCGCGATGTCTCGTCGCAGCTCCACGATGCTGTCCTCGCGTTTGGGCTCGACGGTATCGCGTTCGAGCCCACGCTCTCGCGGCTCTATCCCGATGGGCCACGCATGGCGCACGTGACGGGTTTCCTCGGTGAAGATGAGCAGGAGATCGCCGGACGATACGGCATCGAGGGCGCATTCGAGACATCGCTCGCGGGTCGCACGGGGTTCTTGGAAGGCGAGCGCGATCCGGCAGGTCGCTGGATCCTTTTCGGCGATCGCTCGGTACGGCGCGCGGAGGACGGTTCCGATCTCACGCTCACGATTGAGCGTGAGGTACAGCTCGAGGTCTGCCGGCGACTCGAAGCCGCGGTTGCAGAGCATGGAGCGACGGGCGGGTCCGTCATCGTACTCCACCCCATGACGGGTGCGGTCCGCGCGATGTGTGCGGTGCCGTCGTTCGATCCCAATAACTACGCGAACGTCGAGGACATCGGTGTGTACCAGGCGCCGGCGGTCACGAATGCGTACGAGGTGGGATCGGTCTTCAAGGCCGTCACGATGGCGGCGGCGATTGAAGCCGAGGCCGTTTCGCCGGGTACGACATTTGAGGATGTGGGCAGCGTCACGTACGATGGCTACACGATCAAGAACACGTCCGATCGTGTCTACGGGCGCGTGGATATGGCCGACGTGCTCCGGTACTCCATCAATACCGGCATCGTATTCGCTGCGATGGAACTCGGGCACGAGCGCTTCCGACAGGCCGTCGAGCGGTTCGGGTTCGGCGTGCGCTCCGGTATCGCGCTCGATGCGGAATCACCCGGGAACATCGCAAACCTCGCGCAGCGCGGCGACATTTACCTCGCTACCGCGTCGTTCGGCCAGGGCATCACCGCGACGCAGCTCCAGCTCGCGTCCGCGTACGCCGCAATCGCGAACGGCGGGAACCTCATGGAGCCGCGACTCGTGGAGGCCATGGTCTCCTCGGACGGGACGCGGCGGACGTTCGAGCCGCGGATCATCCACCGCGCAGTGAGCCAGCGAACGGCGACCCTCCTCCAGGGGATGCTCGTGAGCGTCGTGCGGGACGGCTACCCCAAACGCGCCGGTGTCCCGGGCTACCTCGTCGGCGGCAAGAACGGCACCGCACAGATTCCGTACGCGGATCGGCCCGGGTATTCCGCGGACACCATCCATTCGTTCGTGGGTATCGGGCCGGTGGATCGCCCCACGTTTTCCATCGCGATCCGCATTGACCGCCCGCAGCGCAGCTTTGCCGACTCCACCGCCGCGCCGTTGTTCGGCGAGATCGCGAAGTTCCTGGTACAGTACGATGGAATACCGCCGCGAAAGGAGTGA
- a CDS encoding Mur ligase family protein has protein sequence MHKLLESLLAFLARAVVRRQRPFIVGVTGSVGKTSAREAIRAVVEVDRSVRAAPKNYNNEIGLPVTIIGGRAPGRSPFAWASVLARGVWRGLVRGFRYPEALVLEYGADHPGDLGYLLRIARPSVSVVTAVGPAHTEFFTSVDRVCGEKRKLITALDRDGIAVLNRDDERVWAMADRARARVVAYGTHEAADVRGIEYRVTYGERGTTADASTPPTGVTFKVVSGGATVPVHLPGCLGEGHMLAALAGAAVGVGLGMHLVEISHALSQYEPPCGRMRIIPGIKGTTILDDSYNASPLAAIVALRALESLTIAGRTFAILGDMLELGPLTQREHEKVGEFAAAQSLTTLICIGDASRSTARGARAAGMPEDCVLEFSRAEDAGRFVQDLLRPGDAVLVKGSQGIRLERVVRELMADPLRAKELLCRQDPKWLDH, from the coding sequence ATGCACAAACTCCTCGAATCCCTCCTCGCCTTCCTCGCCCGCGCGGTCGTGAGGCGACAGCGGCCGTTCATCGTGGGGGTGACGGGCAGCGTGGGGAAGACGTCCGCGCGCGAGGCAATCCGCGCGGTCGTCGAGGTGGACCGCAGCGTGCGCGCAGCACCCAAGAACTACAATAACGAGATCGGTCTTCCGGTGACGATCATCGGCGGTCGCGCACCCGGGCGGTCACCGTTCGCGTGGGCGTCGGTGCTCGCGCGCGGCGTGTGGCGCGGGCTCGTGCGCGGGTTCCGCTACCCGGAGGCACTCGTCCTTGAGTACGGCGCGGATCATCCGGGTGATCTCGGGTACCTCCTCCGTATTGCGCGGCCGAGCGTGAGCGTCGTGACGGCCGTCGGTCCGGCGCACACGGAATTCTTCACGTCGGTTGACCGCGTGTGTGGTGAGAAGCGCAAGCTCATCACCGCGCTCGATCGTGACGGCATCGCGGTGCTCAACCGCGACGATGAACGGGTGTGGGCGATGGCCGATCGCGCGCGTGCCCGCGTCGTCGCGTACGGGACGCACGAGGCCGCGGATGTTCGCGGGATCGAGTACCGTGTGACATACGGCGAGCGCGGCACCACTGCGGACGCGAGTACCCCTCCTACTGGAGTGACGTTCAAGGTGGTTTCCGGCGGCGCGACGGTGCCCGTGCATCTCCCCGGGTGCCTCGGTGAGGGGCACATGCTCGCCGCGCTCGCGGGCGCGGCGGTAGGAGTGGGGCTCGGCATGCACCTCGTGGAGATTTCGCACGCGCTGTCACAGTACGAGCCGCCGTGCGGTCGCATGCGGATCATTCCGGGCATCAAGGGGACAACGATCCTCGACGACTCGTATAATGCCTCGCCGCTCGCCGCGATCGTTGCGCTCCGCGCGCTCGAGTCACTCACGATTGCCGGTCGCACCTTCGCCATCCTCGGCGACATGCTTGAGCTCGGGCCGCTCACGCAGCGCGAGCACGAGAAAGTTGGCGAGTTCGCCGCAGCGCAATCGCTCACCACCCTCATCTGCATCGGCGATGCGAGTCGCTCTACCGCACGCGGCGCGCGGGCAGCGGGTATGCCAGAGGATTGCGTCCTCGAGTTCTCCCGCGCCGAGGACGCCGGCCGATTTGTCCAAGATCTCCTCCGTCCCGGCGACGCCGTGCTCGTGAAGGGCTCCCAGGGCATCCGCCTTGAACGCGTCGTCCGCGAGCTCATGGCCGATCCGCTCCGCGCGAAGGAGCTCCTCTGTCGCCAGGACCCAAAGTGGCTCGATCACTGA
- a CDS encoding IS1595 family transposase gives MKKAAKKSLSDFLTEFPNENTCHKYFEAIRFRDGEYCAHGCGSTKIYRFNDGKRFRCAKCKKDFTLKTGTIFGESKVSLRKWFIAIYLLTTCKKGISSVELSEKVGVCQKTGWFMDHRIRTAMQQGSNPFVGSIEADETYVGGKEKNKHASKRTSGTKGRSTKTKAPVFGMLERKQNEMPHSRVKATVVSDVRRKTLEPMIKNAVLEGSNLYTDKLLSYAKIGIVYTHETVNHGVGEYVRNDAHTNGIESFWAIFKRGYVGVYHQMSEKHLQRYVDEFAYRFNSRILGFDDLFADMVNRVSASENLSYKKLTR, from the coding sequence ATGAAGAAAGCAGCCAAAAAGTCACTATCCGATTTCCTTACAGAGTTTCCCAACGAGAACACCTGTCATAAGTATTTTGAGGCGATTCGTTTCCGTGATGGCGAGTATTGCGCACACGGATGCGGGAGCACGAAGATATACCGCTTCAATGACGGTAAGCGGTTTCGGTGTGCGAAATGCAAAAAGGACTTCACGCTCAAAACAGGAACGATATTTGGCGAAAGCAAGGTGTCACTTCGTAAGTGGTTCATTGCGATCTACTTGCTCACAACATGCAAAAAGGGCATCTCCTCCGTGGAGCTTTCCGAGAAGGTGGGCGTATGTCAAAAAACGGGATGGTTTATGGATCATCGCATCCGTACTGCTATGCAACAGGGCAGCAATCCATTCGTCGGTTCCATTGAGGCAGACGAAACTTACGTCGGTGGTAAGGAAAAGAACAAACACGCATCAAAGCGAACGAGTGGAACAAAGGGGCGATCCACAAAGACCAAGGCGCCTGTATTCGGGATGCTAGAACGTAAACAAAATGAGATGCCGCATTCACGCGTCAAGGCAACGGTGGTGAGCGATGTGCGCCGAAAGACACTAGAGCCGATGATCAAAAACGCCGTTTTGGAAGGGTCAAACCTATACACAGACAAGTTGCTCTCCTACGCAAAAATTGGTATAGTATATACACACGAAACGGTGAATCATGGCGTTGGGGAATACGTCCGAAATGATGCCCATACCAACGGAATCGAGAGTTTCTGGGCGATCTTCAAGCGTGGGTATGTTGGCGTGTATCATCAGATGAGCGAAAAGCATCTCCAGCGGTATGTGGACGAGTTTGCGTACCGCTTCAATTCCCGCATACTCGGATTCGATGACCTTTTCGCCGATATGGTCAATCGAGTGTCTGCAAGTGAGAACCTTTCGTACAAGAAACTGACTAGATAA
- a CDS encoding YceI family protein gives MHKARIVGAALIVIAVAGVTYAMRPVAVPSEAIAETAARLGGEEGVGQVYTIIPEQSQTLFQLDEVLRGEAIVVEGKTSAIAGQVTVGGGATTLDLGTIAVNARTLETDDAKRNRAMANVILNTDTFEFITFTSDGAISFPGPLVVGVEYAVEIPGTLTIRDITRPVTFAAMVTAADTDTISGTATATVLRSDYNLIIPDLPFIASVGDEVTIVVALVAVRVQ, from the coding sequence ATGCACAAGGCACGCATCGTCGGGGCGGCGCTCATCGTTATTGCGGTCGCGGGGGTGACGTATGCGATGCGGCCGGTGGCGGTGCCGTCGGAGGCCATCGCGGAAACAGCGGCGCGGTTGGGAGGAGAGGAGGGAGTCGGCCAGGTGTACACCATCATCCCCGAGCAATCCCAAACACTCTTCCAGCTCGATGAGGTGTTGCGCGGGGAGGCGATTGTCGTCGAGGGGAAGACGAGCGCGATTGCCGGTCAGGTGACCGTGGGAGGCGGCGCGACGACACTCGACCTTGGCACCATTGCGGTGAACGCGCGCACGCTTGAGACCGATGACGCCAAGCGGAACCGCGCGATGGCGAACGTCATCCTCAATACGGACACGTTTGAGTTCATCACATTCACGTCGGACGGCGCGATTTCGTTCCCAGGCCCGCTCGTGGTGGGTGTGGAGTACGCCGTGGAGATCCCGGGGACGCTCACCATTCGTGACATCACGCGCCCCGTCACCTTCGCGGCGATGGTGACCGCGGCAGACACCGATACCATCTCCGGCACCGCGACCGCAACGGTGCTCCGGAGCGACTACAACCTCATCATCCCCGACCTCCCGTTCATCGCGAGCGTTGGTGACGAGGTGACGATCGTCGTCGCGCTCGTTGCAGTGCGCGTGCAGTAG
- a CDS encoding HD domain-containing protein: MAFTRSDWNDVAAQERRLDVAIASFTAGEVERIRHALAFARDAHAGQLRKGSIGTPYIVHPVRVAASLVEELGIRDADAIAAALLHDVVEDCDVSLDAIAASFSDAIAGAVRWLTWVPGRDAKWMQARALLDAPMHVRAVKAADIIDNARDIAATPSVGRRIALRSYYGYGRWGRLVVASLDRDDALRLLDDALAAVRGTHFSGDREPLFRANVGKVLTVRVSDANGAEVPVTRYPVRTSVIAAGDDLFALVRKYALEALHPDDTLAISERVVAITQGRAYRIDEIRPRWLATQLVRFVSKNPAGIGLAIPQTMELALREAGTARILLAAFVSAITRPFGVRGLFYRLAGHSVNAIDGPCDYTLPPYNAYAVLGPKDPDDVAAHLARRIGVDIAIIDANDLGVVVLGASDGVDRDFIRRVFKDNPLGQSAEQTPMAIVRRRDEKADL; this comes from the coding sequence ATGGCGTTCACCCGGAGCGATTGGAATGACGTGGCCGCGCAGGAGCGGCGTCTCGATGTGGCGATCGCGTCGTTTACCGCGGGCGAGGTGGAGCGCATCCGCCATGCGCTCGCGTTCGCGCGCGATGCGCACGCAGGGCAGCTGCGGAAGGGGAGCATCGGCACGCCATACATCGTCCATCCCGTGCGTGTTGCGGCATCGCTCGTTGAGGAGCTGGGCATTCGAGACGCTGACGCGATTGCCGCGGCACTCCTCCACGATGTCGTGGAGGACTGTGACGTATCCCTCGACGCGATTGCGGCGTCCTTCAGCGATGCTATCGCGGGCGCGGTGCGATGGCTCACGTGGGTGCCGGGCCGCGATGCGAAGTGGATGCAGGCACGCGCGCTCCTCGACGCGCCGATGCACGTGCGCGCGGTGAAGGCAGCGGACATCATCGACAACGCGCGCGACATCGCCGCGACGCCGTCCGTGGGTCGTCGCATCGCGCTGCGATCTTATTACGGGTATGGACGTTGGGGCCGCCTTGTCGTTGCATCACTCGATCGAGATGACGCGCTCCGCCTGCTCGATGACGCGCTTGCCGCCGTGCGCGGGACGCACTTTTCGGGCGACCGCGAGCCGCTGTTCCGTGCGAACGTCGGGAAGGTGCTGACGGTGCGCGTGTCCGACGCCAACGGTGCGGAAGTGCCCGTTACGCGCTACCCCGTGCGCACGAGCGTCATCGCGGCGGGGGACGACCTCTTCGCCCTCGTGCGGAAGTACGCGCTCGAAGCGCTGCATCCCGATGATACCCTCGCGATCTCCGAGCGCGTCGTGGCGATCACGCAGGGCCGCGCGTACCGCATTGACGAGATACGACCGCGGTGGCTCGCCACGCAGCTCGTACGGTTTGTCTCCAAGAATCCCGCGGGCATTGGACTCGCGATTCCGCAGACCATGGAGCTCGCGCTGCGCGAGGCCGGCACTGCGCGCATCCTCCTCGCCGCGTTCGTGTCCGCGATCACCAGGCCGTTCGGGGTGCGCGGGCTCTTCTACCGCCTCGCCGGTCATAGCGTGAATGCGATTGACGGACCCTGCGACTACACGCTCCCGCCATACAACGCGTACGCGGTGCTCGGCCCCAAGGACCCGGATGACGTTGCTGCGCACCTCGCGCGGCGCATCGGCGTGGACATCGCGATCATTGATGCGAACGATCTCGGTGTCGTCGTGCTCGGTGCGTCGGACGGCGTGGATCGGGATTTCATCCGGCGCGTGTTCAAGGACAACCCGCTCGGCCAATCCGCAGAGCAGACGCCGATGGCCATCGTGCGCCGCAGAGACGAGAAAGCCGACCTCTGA
- the folK gene encoding 2-amino-4-hydroxy-6-hydroxymethyldihydropteridine diphosphokinase yields the protein MDEETVLLALGSNIEPRLQHCASAMAILARHLRIVAASPVYETEPIGPPQARYLNVVLIARTTYAPRMLLAVLKRIECELGRHERTRNAPREMDIDILDYGQRVITDDGVIVPHPRLAQRSFVLVPLAACAPDWRHPVCGRTARELLDTRPPAERAGIRRFHRTLIIPRS from the coding sequence ATGGACGAGGAAACCGTTCTGCTCGCGCTGGGCTCGAACATCGAGCCGCGTCTCCAGCATTGTGCATCCGCGATGGCGATACTCGCACGACACCTGCGCATTGTTGCTGCGAGTCCGGTCTATGAGACCGAGCCGATCGGTCCCCCGCAAGCGCGCTACCTCAATGTGGTGCTCATCGCGAGGACGACGTATGCACCCCGCATGCTCCTCGCCGTCCTCAAGCGCATCGAGTGCGAGCTGGGCCGCCACGAGCGCACGCGCAATGCGCCGCGCGAGATGGACATTGACATCCTCGACTACGGACAGCGTGTCATCACAGACGATGGAGTGATCGTTCCCCATCCGCGCCTGGCACAACGCTCATTCGTGCTCGTTCCCCTTGCCGCCTGCGCGCCGGACTGGAGACATCCGGTCTGTGGCCGCACTGCACGCGAACTCCTCGACACCCGTCCACCTGCCGAGCGTGCCGGCATCCGCCGATTCCACCGGACGCTCATTATCCCCCGCTCCTAG
- a CDS encoding nucleotide exchange factor GrpE: MESDQPTNTTEAQDAHAACEERAADLERKWKRALADLVNKDKEFARAREEQAKFATANFARDLLPIVDAVDATSGSPPHLEGEQEGVSVGLQRVRKQLHDFLAAHGVTPVPADGHPDYLLHEVVGNREDATADPGTIVEVAQQGYAMHDRCLRPAKVIVAAEKDASSSDGTV, encoded by the coding sequence ATGGAGAGCGATCAACCAACAAACACCACCGAGGCACAGGATGCACACGCAGCGTGCGAGGAGCGCGCTGCCGATCTCGAGCGCAAGTGGAAACGTGCGCTCGCGGATCTCGTGAACAAGGACAAGGAGTTCGCGCGCGCGCGCGAGGAGCAGGCGAAGTTCGCAACGGCCAACTTCGCTCGCGACCTCCTCCCGATTGTGGATGCGGTGGATGCCACATCTGGCTCTCCCCCTCATCTTGAGGGGGAGCAGGAGGGGGTGTCTGTCGGTCTCCAGCGGGTGCGTAAGCAGCTCCACGATTTTCTCGCCGCGCACGGCGTGACACCCGTTCCCGCAGATGGACATCCCGACTATCTCCTTCACGAGGTCGTCGGAAATCGTGAAGACGCAACTGCCGACCCCGGCACGATCGTCGAGGTCGCCCAGCAGGGCTACGCGATGCACGACCGCTGCCTCCGACCCGCAAAAGTCATCGTCGCCGCAGAGAAAGACGCATCATCATCGGATGGGACGGTGTAG
- a CDS encoding transposase — protein sequence MRAYSLTTCTADRHAAFRDARVARYCITALRALEPFDVYLYCFMPDHLHLLLVASSGDADLIEAMKRFKQGTGFTYKQQERQPLWQKSYYDHVLRRDEDIRFVARYIAENPVRAGLVEHYGEYPLTGSLIGRVEDLVA from the coding sequence ATGCGAGCGTACTCACTCACTACCTGCACCGCAGATCGACATGCGGCATTCCGTGATGCACGAGTCGCTCGATACTGCATTACCGCACTGCGCGCTCTTGAGCCGTTCGATGTATACCTCTACTGCTTCATGCCAGACCATCTTCATCTTCTGCTCGTCGCGAGCAGTGGTGACGCAGATCTCATTGAGGCAATGAAGCGATTCAAGCAGGGTACCGGATTCACCTACAAGCAGCAGGAGCGGCAACCGCTCTGGCAGAAGAGCTACTATGATCATGTGCTGCGTCGCGATGAGGACATTCGTTTCGTTGCGCGGTATATCGCAGAAAATCCCGTTCGTGCGGGGCTGGTGGAACATTACGGCGAGTATCCGTTGACTGGTTCGTTGATCGGTCGGGTGGAGGATCTCGTCGCGTGA
- the dnaK gene encoding molecular chaperone DnaK — MPKIIGIDLGTSNSAAAVMQGGSVNIVPAAEGVSIGGKAFPSYVAFTKDGQKLVGEPARRQAVSNPGRTFHGFKRRMGTDWKATVDEKTYTAPQLSAFVLQKMKQDAEQYLGESVEKAVITVPAYFDDAQRQATKDAGKIAGLDVVRIINEPTAAALAYGLDQDRKEDQHVLVFDLGGGTLDCTIMEITKEGTFEVRSTSGDTQLGGRDMDSALLTFIADTFKQQEGMDLRKDPMALQRLHEAAEKAKIELSTTMETEVNLPFISATQEGPKHLLVKVTRAKLEELVRPTVDKCRPPVVQALKDAGLDASAINRVILVGGPTRMPIVQQLVEEIVGKKIEHGVDPMECVAKGAAIQASILSGEDSSVKDILLLDVTPLTLSIETLGGVATPLITRNTTVPTSKSQVFSTAADNQTSVEVHVLQGERPMAKDNKSLGRFMLDGIPPSPRGLPQVEVTFDIDANGIITVSAKDKATNKEQKITISGSAKLSDEEIERMKRDAEAHAEEDKKQKELVELRNQAEVATSAADKAVRELGDKIEASLKADIEEKTRKVREVKDGQDAAAIKQAMDDLQPALSKIGEQMYKEAAEKEKQQKEQGGDQTKDAGGERVKDGDFSPKS; from the coding sequence ATGCCAAAAATCATCGGTATTGATCTCGGGACCTCCAACTCTGCTGCGGCGGTCATGCAGGGTGGGTCCGTGAACATCGTTCCGGCGGCGGAAGGGGTATCCATTGGCGGGAAGGCGTTTCCGTCGTACGTCGCGTTCACGAAAGACGGGCAGAAGCTCGTGGGAGAACCGGCGCGCCGTCAGGCCGTGTCCAACCCGGGACGCACGTTCCACGGGTTCAAGCGTCGGATGGGGACGGACTGGAAGGCGACCGTGGACGAGAAGACGTACACGGCACCGCAACTCTCCGCGTTCGTGCTCCAGAAGATGAAGCAGGATGCCGAGCAGTACCTCGGCGAGTCGGTAGAAAAGGCCGTCATCACCGTGCCGGCGTATTTTGATGATGCCCAGCGGCAGGCGACGAAGGATGCGGGCAAGATCGCTGGGCTCGATGTCGTGCGCATCATCAACGAACCCACGGCCGCCGCGCTCGCGTACGGACTGGATCAGGATCGCAAGGAGGATCAGCACGTCCTCGTTTTTGATCTCGGCGGGGGAACGCTCGATTGCACCATCATGGAGATTACCAAGGAGGGCACATTTGAGGTTCGTTCGACATCCGGAGACACGCAACTCGGCGGACGCGACATGGACAGCGCGCTCCTCACCTTCATCGCGGACACATTCAAGCAGCAGGAGGGCATGGACCTCCGCAAGGACCCCATGGCACTCCAACGTCTCCACGAGGCGGCGGAGAAAGCGAAGATCGAACTCTCCACGACTATGGAGACAGAGGTGAACCTCCCGTTCATCTCCGCGACGCAGGAAGGTCCCAAGCACCTCCTCGTGAAGGTGACGCGCGCGAAGCTCGAGGAGCTCGTGCGTCCCACGGTGGACAAGTGTCGTCCGCCGGTGGTGCAGGCGCTGAAGGACGCGGGTCTCGACGCGAGCGCGATCAACCGCGTCATCCTCGTTGGTGGCCCCACGCGCATGCCCATCGTCCAGCAGCTCGTTGAGGAGATTGTCGGGAAGAAGATCGAGCACGGCGTAGATCCCATGGAGTGCGTCGCGAAGGGCGCGGCGATTCAGGCGAGCATCCTCTCCGGTGAGGACTCGAGCGTGAAGGACATCCTCCTCCTCGACGTCACGCCGCTCACGCTGTCCATTGAGACGCTCGGTGGTGTGGCGACGCCGCTCATCACGCGCAACACGACGGTACCCACGAGCAAGTCCCAGGTGTTCTCCACGGCGGCGGACAACCAGACGAGCGTCGAGGTGCACGTCCTCCAGGGCGAGCGTCCCATGGCGAAGGACAACAAGTCGCTCGGGCGTTTCATGCTCGACGGCATCCCGCCGTCGCCGCGTGGTCTCCCGCAGGTGGAGGTGACGTTCGACATTGATGCGAACGGCATCATTACGGTGTCCGCGAAGGACAAGGCGACGAACAAGGAGCAGAAGATCACGATCAGCGGATCCGCGAAGCTCTCGGACGAGGAGATCGAGCGCATGAAGCGCGACGCGGAAGCGCACGCGGAGGAGGACAAGAAGCAGAAGGAGCTCGTCGAGCTCCGCAACCAGGCGGAGGTGGCAACGAGCGCCGCGGACAAGGCGGTACGGGAACTCGGCGACAAGATCGAGGCATCGCTCAAGGCCGACATCGAGGAGAAGACGCGCAAGGTGCGCGAGGTGAAGGATGGCCAGGACGCAGCGGCGATCAAGCAGGCCATGGACGACCTCCAGCCCGCGCTCTCCAAGATCGGCGAGCAGATGTACAAGGAGGCGGCAGAGAAGGAGAAGCAGCAGAAGGAGCAGGGCGGAGATCAGACAAAGGATGCTGGCGGGGAGCGCGTGAAGGACGGTGATTTCTCCCCCAAGTCGTGA
- a CDS encoding cation:proton antiporter — protein MIASRRVVVGSLVALALALPIVAFAESEAVGGGGEHTNYAFVFGAIALLLLAAKLGTLVERIGQPAVLGEILIGLLLGNLALVGVPFFHAFANHALLVFLAELGVVILLFQIGLESDMKKLGKVGVPAFIVAIVGVIVPMVLGWKVVGPWLFPGQSDIAYLFLGAAMTATSVGITARVFQDLGSIQTKAAQIVLGAAVIDDVLGLLILAVVSGIAATGAVAGGAVAVIIGKAFGFLVVAVVLGRLLASPLGTLFSKIHTGVGMKLGLALAFCFGFAAAAQAVGLAPIVGAFAAGLILDPVAFRRFRSSAFLDDLKQFIPRAASAESRTGLEELARKHEHRHIEDLVAPIAHFLVPIFFVMTGMRVDLGVLADPHVVLVAAGVSVAAIVGKIVAGLVVRKGDRLLVGIGMIPRGEVGLIFANIGKSLGVISDALFAVVVIMVIVTTLVTPPLLAMLLKKRTEPEHVPGAVAA, from the coding sequence ATGATTGCGTCACGTCGTGTCGTCGTGGGATCACTGGTTGCATTGGCATTGGCACTGCCTATTGTCGCGTTCGCGGAGAGCGAAGCTGTGGGCGGTGGTGGTGAGCACACGAACTACGCGTTCGTGTTTGGTGCGATCGCGCTGCTCCTGCTCGCGGCAAAACTCGGTACGCTCGTGGAGCGCATCGGGCAGCCGGCGGTGCTCGGCGAGATTCTCATCGGTCTCCTGCTTGGTAACCTCGCGCTCGTGGGCGTTCCCTTCTTCCATGCATTTGCGAATCACGCGCTCCTCGTGTTCCTCGCGGAGCTGGGTGTGGTCATCCTGCTCTTCCAGATTGGTCTGGAGAGCGACATGAAGAAGCTCGGGAAGGTAGGTGTTCCGGCGTTCATCGTGGCGATTGTCGGAGTGATCGTCCCCATGGTGCTCGGATGGAAGGTGGTGGGGCCGTGGTTGTTCCCCGGACAGAGCGATATCGCGTACTTGTTTCTTGGAGCGGCGATGACGGCAACCTCCGTGGGTATCACCGCGCGCGTGTTCCAGGACCTCGGGAGCATCCAGACGAAGGCGGCGCAGATTGTCCTCGGTGCCGCGGTCATTGACGACGTGCTCGGTCTGCTCATCCTCGCTGTAGTATCCGGTATCGCTGCGACCGGTGCGGTCGCCGGTGGTGCGGTCGCGGTGATCATCGGCAAGGCCTTCGGGTTCCTCGTGGTTGCCGTCGTGTTGGGACGGTTGCTCGCGAGTCCCCTCGGCACACTGTTCTCCAAGATCCATACCGGTGTTGGCATGAAGCTGGGTCTCGCGCTCGCGTTCTGCTTTGGATTTGCGGCTGCGGCACAGGCCGTGGGTCTTGCGCCGATCGTGGGAGCGTTCGCGGCGGGTCTCATTCTGGATCCGGTGGCGTTCCGTCGGTTCCGCAGCAGCGCGTTTCTCGATGACCTCAAGCAGTTCATTCCCAGGGCCGCAAGCGCGGAGTCCCGTACGGGACTCGAGGAGCTCGCACGGAAGCATGAACATCGCCACATCGAGGATCTCGTGGCGCCGATCGCGCACTTCCTCGTCCCCATCTTCTTCGTGATGACCGGTATGCGCGTGGACCTCGGCGTGCTCGCCGATCCCCATGTCGTGCTTGTCGCGGCAGGCGTGAGTGTCGCGGCGATTGTCGGGAAGATCGTCGCGGGTCTCGTCGTGCGCAAGGGGGATCGCCTCCTCGTGGGGATCGGCATGATCCCACGCGGCGAGGTCGGTCTCATCTTTGCGAACATCGGAAAGTCGCTCGGTGTCATTTCCGACGCGCTGTTCGCGGTCGTCGTCATCATGGTCATCGTCACCACACTCGTCACTCCGCCGCTCCTCGCCATGCTCCTCAAGAAGCGCACGGAGCCCGAGCACGTCCCCGGTGCCGTTGCCGCGTGA